A genomic window from Purpureocillium takamizusanense chromosome 2, complete sequence includes:
- the PRE8 gene encoding Proteasome endopeptidase complex (COG:O~BUSCO:EOG092645G0~EggNog:ENOG503NTZH~MEROPS:MER0004996) — protein MADRYSFSLTTFSPSGKLVQIEYALNAVNQGITALGIKATNGIVLATEKKSSSPLADQSSVSKISNITPNIGTVYSGMGPDSRVLVDRARKVSHTGYKRIYNEYPPTRILVQDVARVMQEATQSAGVRPYGVSMLIAGWDEGIEPEEEDTTTEGEKKPSKKTGGIHKGGPMLYQVDPTGSYFPWKATAIGKSATKAKTFLEKRYSEELELEDAIHIALLTLKDNIEGEMNGDSIEIGIVGPPAEHLLGMEGVEGLSGPRFRKLTSQEIEDYLTSL, from the exons ATGGCGGACCGATACTCCTTTTCCCTCACCACGTTCTCGCCCAG CGGAAAGCTGGTGCAGATTG AGTATGCACTCAACGCGGTGAACCAGGGCATCACGGCTCTGGGTATCAAGG CCACCAACGGAatcgtcctcgccacggAAAAGAAGTCGTCCTCGCCTCTGGCCGACCAGAGCTCCGTCTCCAAGATCAGCAACATCACCCCCAACATCGGAACTGTCTACTCGGGCATGGGCCCCGACTCGAGAGTATTGGTCGACCGTGCGCGCAAAGTCTCGCACACGGGCTACAAGCGCATCTACAACGAGTATCCCCCGACGCGGATATTGGTTCAGGACGTTGCCCGGGTCATGCAGGAGGCCACTCAGTCCGCTGGTGTGCGGCCGTACGGCGTGAGCATGCTCATCGCTGGCTGGGACGAGGGAATTGAGCCCGAAGAGGaggacaccaccaccgaaGGGGAGAAAAAGCCGAGCAAGAAGACCGGCGGCATCCACAAGGGCGGCCCCATGCTCTACCAGGTCGACCCTACCGGCAGCTACTTTCCCTGGAAAGCCACTGCTATCGGCAAGAGCgccaccaaggccaagacCTTCCTCGAGAAGAGATACtcggaggagctggagcttgAGGATGCCATTCACATTGCGCTTCTCACCCTCAAGGACAACATTGAAGGTGAGATGAATGGCGACTCGATTGAGATCG gcatcgtcggcccccCCGCAGAGCATCTCTTGGGCATGGAGGGTGTCGAGGGGCTGAGCGGACCGCGCTTCCGGAAGCTGACCTCCCAGGAGATTGAGGATTACCTGACGAGTCTATAA
- a CDS encoding uncharacterized protein (EggNog:ENOG503P7JR~COG:D~COG:Z) → MLVADGTGGGLAKVLRGVEEDAEEAAEEEEVTRPGMALFAAGFNPWNQLSLGRDADSGHESDDLSSFAKVLDGRRIRRPVARLTYTLVHRDGAWIRAGVGFRDDGLDDALDDAHACAEAANGELLIVYDEDTPAASDAIIGGHDQKSKVLAKYASRRDLNAQKRQATWRCKSPVEAVAAFDAGFIILYSDGAVATLGDARFQDCLGREVTDESPSTEPGIVPDIASLGEPIKKVSAGGYTLAALTESGGIYAWGMPTSGTHRRQQALPGLTGIPNYIEVDGGKDVLDVALGDSHAMVLTVDGSVYVVGSNSNGQLGLGSTVKRVESWTRLSISEEHQVSGVAAGPRSSFILTGRPPP, encoded by the exons ATGTTAGTGGCTGACGGCACCGGTGGTGGCCTTGCAAAAGTACTGCGTGGggtcgaggaggatgcggaggaggctgcggaggaggaggaggtgacTCGACCCGGCATGGCGCTATTCGCAGCCGGCTTCAATCCGTGGAATCAGCTCTCtctcggccgcgacgcggaCTCCGGCCATGAGTCCGATGACCTGTCCTCCTTTGCAAaagtcctcgacggccgccgcatccgccgTCCGGTCGCCCGCCTGACTTACACGCTAG TGCACCGAGATGGCGCGTGGATCAGGGCCGGTGTCGGCTTCCGTGACGATGGGCTTGACGACGCCCTTGATGACGCCCACGCGTGTGCCGAGGCAGCCAACGGGGAACTGCTCATCGTTTATGACGAAGACACCCCTGCGGCGTCTGAtgccatcatcggcggccatgatCAGAAATCAAAAGTCCTCGCCAAGTACGCCTCGAGACGCGACCTAAACGCCCAGAAAAGACAAGCGACATGGCGCTGCAAAAGTCCTGTCGAGGCTGTCGCAGCGTTTGACGCCGGATTCATAATCCTCTACAGCGATGGCGCCGTAGCGACGCTTGGCGATGCCCGTTTCCAGGACTGCCTCGGGCGAGAAGTCACCGACGAGTC ACCCTCCACGGAGCCGGGCATAGTACCCGACATTGCCAGCCTCGGGGAGCCAATCAAGAAGGTCTCGGCTGGAGGATACACTCTCGCAGCACTGACAGAGAGCGGCGGTATATACGCCTGGGGGATGCCAACGAGCGGGacgcatcgtcgccagcagGCCCTCCCCGGGCTCACCGGGATCCCAAACTAcatcgaggtcgacggcggcaaggatgTCCTCGACGTGGCTTTGGGTGATTCGCACGCCATGGTCCTCACCGTTGACGGATCCGTGTACGTCGTCGGGAGCAATTCCAACGGCCAGCTTGGCTTGGGTTCGACGGTAAAGCGCGTTGAGTCGTGGACGAGACTCAGCATATCCGAGGAGCACCAGGTATctggcgttgctgctgggccaAGGTCCTCGTTCATCCTAACAGGTCGGCCACCTCCGTAA
- the DPL1 gene encoding Sphinganine-1-phosphate aldolase (COG:E~TransMembrane:1 (o24-45i)~EggNog:ENOG503NXZ8) — protein sequence MPGSSTMPVSLRGGFESVKRRRPALALSMINLDLIRNIVFFYFVLRWTRRAFWKLKGRGIIGAVLELYREIQRILYGFFLRAPGVRGQVQRQVKESLAKMSAKLVPQSETRYLTLPKEGLQPDAVRAELEALANMDHTRWEDGYVSGAVYHGEDGLIALQTDAFGKFTVANPIHPDVFPGVRKMEAEVVSMVSSMFHAPPGAAGVTTAGGTESILMACLAARQKGYAERGITEPEMIIPDTAHTAFRKAADYFKIKLHMVACPAPSHQVDVRAVSRLVNANTVLLVGSAPNFPHGIIDDIAALSKLALRKKLCLHVDCCLGSFLVPQLERAGFETQPFDFRLKGVTSISCDTHKYGFAPKGNSTVVYRTAELRTYQYYVCPDWSGGVYASPGMAGSRPGALIAGCWASLMMVGESGYLDACVKIVGTTKKIADAIRDGPGLAGELEIVGKPLVSVVAFTSRNLNIYDIADGMSGKGWHLNALQNPPAIHVAVTMPIVKVWERLVADLEAVVEEEREKERVRMVEGKGTRGKAVGDSAALYGVAGSLPNKSVVVDLATGFLDLLYKA from the exons ATGCCCGGCAGCTCGACAATGCCGGTgagcctgcgcggcggcttcgagtCCGTcaagcggcgacgcccggcCCTGGCGCTGTCCATGATCAACCTCGACCT CATCCGCAACATCGTCTTCTTCTACTTCGTCCTACGATGGACCCGCCGCGCCTTCTGGAAACTCAAGGGCCGCGGCATCATtggcgccgtccttgagctctACCGCGAGATCCAGCGCATCCTCTACGGCTTCTTCCTCCGGGCCCCCGGCGTCCGCGGCCAGGTCCAGCGCCAGGTCAAGGAATCGCTCGCCAAGATGTCGGCCAAGCTCGTCCCGCAGTCCGAGACGCGCTACCTCACCCTGCCCAAGGAGGGCCTGCAGCCTGATgccgtgcgcgccgagctcgaggccctcgccaacATGGACCACACGCGCTGGGAGGACGGCTACGTCTCGGGCGCCGTCTAccacggcgaggacggcctgATTGCGCTGCAGACGGACGCCTTTGGCAAGTTCACCGTCGCAaaccccatccatcccgaCGTCTTCCCCGGCGTGCGCAAGATGgaggccgaggtggtgaGCATGGTGTCCAGCATGTTCCACGCCCCGCCGGGCGCTGCCGGTGTGACGACGGCCGGTGGCACCGAGAGTATCCTGATGGCttgcttggcggcgcgccagaAGGGGTATGCCGAGCGCGGCATCACTGAACCCGAGAT GATCATTCCCGACACGGCCCACACGGCCTtccgcaaggccgccgactACTTCAAGATCAAGCTGCACATGGTGGCGTGTCCGGCGCCCAGCCACCAGGTCGACGTCCGGGCCGTGtcgcgcctcgtcaacgcTAACACGGTCCTGCTGGTAGGCTCGGCCCCCAACTTCCCGCacggcatcatcgacgacatcgccgcgCTCTCCAAGCTGGCACTGCGCAAGAAGCTGTGCCTGCACGTTGACTGCTGCCTGGGGTCGTTCCTGGTGCCGcagctcgagcgcgccgggTTCGAGACGCAGCCGTTCGACTTCCGGCTCAAGGGCGTGACAAGCATCAGCTGCGACACGCACAAGTACGGGTTCGCGCCCAAGGGTAACTCGACGGTGGTGTACCGGACGGCGGAGCTGCGGACGTACCAGTACTACGTGTGCCCAGACTGGTCGGGCGGCGTGTACGCGTCCCCGGGCATGGCCGGATCGCGCCCGGGCGCGCTGAtcgcgggctgctgggcgagccTGATGATGGTGGGCGAGTCCGGGTACCTGGACGCGTGCGTCAAGATTGTCGGGACGACCAAGAAGATTGCCGACGCGATCCGCGACGGGCcggggctggcgggcgagctcgagaTTGTCGGCAAGCCGCTCGTGTCGGTGGTGGCGTTCACGTCGCGCAACCTCAACATCTACGATATCGCCGATGGCATGTCGGGCAAGGGCTGGCACCTCAACGCGCTGCAgaacccgcccgccatccacgTGGCCGTGACGATGCCCATCGTCAAGGTGTGGGAGCGCCTGGTCGCGGACctcgaggcggtggtggaggaggagcgcgaaAAGGAGCGGGTGCGGATGGTGGAGGGCAAGGGGACCCGGGGCAAGGCCGTGGGTgactcggcggcgctgtACGGTGTGGCTGGCTCGCTGCCGAACAAGAgcgttgtcgtcgacctGGCCACGGGGTTCCTCGACTTGTTGTATAAGGCGTGA
- the MNN11 gene encoding putative alpha-1,6-mannosyltransferase mnn11 (COG:G~EggNog:ENOG503NX7S~TransMembrane:1 (i31-49o)~CAZy:GT34) encodes MHFAYPPRKSSNPPPFRPRSARLPLLRRSRLKTIGLGLFVFLCIFYLLFGRSKPSPYHERVPSGTPSVVLVTVIDPTNWNNAYLSTIKENREQYAARHGYEVMVVKAYDYDTHGAPQSWAKILAMRHALSTYPDCKFIWYLDQDAYIMDPTKSLDDVVLETKRLESLMIKDFPVVPPDSIIKTFSHLRGQDADFIVSQDKEGLVHKSVIVRNGEWAKFFIETWFDPLYRSYNFQKAERHALEHIVQWHPTILSKLAMVPQRTFSSYSRPLLGDAYQEGDFVVMFAACTESGEKSCETESAKYWPKWKAAFGLT; translated from the exons ATGCATTTCGCGTACCCTCCCCGAAAGAGCTCCAACCCGCCTCCTTTCCGCCCGAGATCGGCACGGCTACCGCTACTGCGCAGAAGCCGGTTAAAGACGATCGGGCTGGGGCTCTTCGTGTTTCTCTGCATATTCTACCTGCTCTTCGGGAGGAGCAAACCCAGCCCGTATCACGAGAGGGTGCCCTCGGGGACCCCGTCAGTGGTGCTGGTGACGGTCATCGATCCGACAAATTGGAACAATGCCTACCTAAGCACGATAAAAGAGAACCGCGAACAGTACGCGGCGCGTCATG GTTACGAGGTCATGGTCGTCAAGGCGTATGACTACGATACCCACGGAGCGCCTCAGTCATGGGCCAAGATCCTGGCCATGCGTCATGCCCTGTCGACATACCCCGACTGCAAGTTCATCTGGTACCTGGATCAGGATGCGTACATCATGGACCCGACCaagagcctcgacgacgtggttCTTGAGACCAAGAGGCTCGAGAGCCTCATGATCAAGGACTTTCCCGTGGTGCCTCCAGACAGCATCATCAAGACGTTCTCTCACTTGCGCGGACAAGACGCCGACTTCATCGTGAGCCAAGACAAGGAGGGCCTCGTGCACAAGAGCGTGATTGTGAGGAACGGAGAGTGGGCCAAGTTTTTCATCGAGACGTGGTTTGACCCGCTGTACCGAAGCTACAATTTTCAAAAGGCGGAAAGACATGCGCTG GAGCACATTGTGCAATGGCATCCTACGATCCTCTCGAAGCTGGCAATGGTGCCACAGCGAACGTTCAGCTCCTACTCGAGGCCCCTACTGGGCGACGCATATCAAGAGGGCGATTTCGTGGTCATGTTCGCGGCATGCACCGAGTCGGGCGAGAAGAGCTGCGAGACGGAGTCGGCCAAGTACTGGCCTAAGTGGAAAGCGGCTTTTGGATTGACTTga
- a CDS encoding uncharacterized protein (EggNog:ENOG503Q4M5~COG:P~TransMembrane:3 (i167-188o235-258i279-300o)): MDTRPTWNWGAAATGRESAPYTASNLGNESTGRFRAEGPRDASPDARPGEEPRAAPRERAQNRRYGPRTCRICLDTEQPRYPTDITSTLGISSASSRPTYVSDDPELGRLLSPCKCKGSQKYVHEGCLNSWRLSNPMAARNYWQCPTCKFNYRLARLHWASMLSSKLAQVALTFVVLMLGIFVLGFVADPILDLWFDPVGTISDTVTSVVSDLEARKPPPYEAPTTWTEHFTKGFFSLGFVGFIKSVIAMGPWQWLNLRTSGLLGSGRRRGTGRARMDNFNLLFVLIGAFTFLMAIWKAVRALSSRVLQNMSDKVLDVGEDTGDDDAEEEAPDERNKDQ; encoded by the coding sequence ATGGACACGAGGCCTACCTGGAACTGGGGTGCCGCCGCGACTGGACGCGAGTCCGCGCCATACACCGCCAGCAATCTCGGGAACGAGTCCACGGGGCGGTTTCGTGCTGAAGGCCCCCGCGACGCATCTCCGGATGCCCGTCCGGGAGAGGAACCCCGCGCTGCTCCCCGAGAGAGGGCGCAGAACCGTCGCTATGGCCCGCGGACCTGTCGCATCTGCCTAGACACTGAGCAGCCCAGGTACCCAACAGACATCACGTCGACGCTCGGCATAtcgtccgcgtcgtcgcgaccGACCTACGTGTCCGACGACCCGGAGCTGGGCcggctgctgtcgccgtgCAAATGCAAGGGCTCGCAGAAGTATGTCCACGAGGGGTGCCTCAACTCGTGGCGGCTCTCGAACCCAATGGCAGCACGAAATTATTGGCAATGTCCAACGTGCAAATTCAACTACCGGCTGGCCCGCCTGCACTGGGCCTCGATGCTGAGCAGCAAGTTGGCGCAGGTTGCGCTGACGTTCGTCGTTCTCATGCTCGGCATCTTTGTCCTCGGGTTCGTCGCGGACCCGATCCTCGATCTCTGGTTCGACCCGGTCGGCACCATCAGCGATACGGTCACAAGTGTGGTCTCGGATCTCGAAGCCCGGAAGCCGCCACCCTACGAGGCCCCGACCACGTGGACAGAGCACTTCACCAAAGGCTTCTTCTCCCTCGGCTTTGTCGGCTTCATCAAGtccgtcatcgccatgggaCCTTGGCAGTGGTTGAACCTCCGGACGAGCGGCTTGCTGGGGtccggccgtcggcgcggtaCCGGGCGTGCTCGGATGGATAACTTCAACCTCTTGTTCGTCCTGATCGGCGCGTTCACGTTTCTCATGGCCATATGGAAGGCGGTCAGGGCGTTGAGCTCGCGGGTGCTGCAGAACATGAGCGACAAGGTGctcgatgtcggcgaggacacgggcgacgatgacgccgaggaagaagcgcccgacgagcgcaaCAAGGATCAATAA
- the DPL1 gene encoding Sphinganine-1-phosphate aldolase (COG:E~EggNog:ENOG503NXZ8) yields MSAKLVPQSETRYLTLPKEGLQPDAVRAELEALANMDHTRWEDGYVSGAVYHGEDGLIALQTDAFGKFTVANPIHPDVFPGVRKMEAEVVSMVSSMFHAPPGAAGVTTAGGTESILMACLAARQKGYAERGITEPEMIIPDTAHTAFRKAADYFKIKLHMVACPAPSHQVDVRAVSRLVNANTVLLVGSAPNFPHGIIDDIAALSKLALRKKLCLHVDCCLGSFLVPQLERAGFETQPFDFRLKGVTSISCDTHKYGFAPKGNSTVVYRTAELRTYQYYVCPDWSGGVYASPGMAGSRPGALIAGCWASLMMVGESGYLDACVKIVGTTKKIADAIRDGPGLAGELEIVGKPLVSVVAFTSRNLNIYDIADGMSGKGWHLNALQNPPAIHVAVTMPIVKVWERLVADLEAVVEEEREKERVRMVEGKGTRGKAVGDSAALYGVAGSLPNKSVVVDLATGFLDLLYKA; encoded by the exons ATGTCGGCCAAGCTCGTCCCGCAGTCCGAGACGCGCTACCTCACCCTGCCCAAGGAGGGCCTGCAGCCTGATgccgtgcgcgccgagctcgaggccctcgccaacATGGACCACACGCGCTGGGAGGACGGCTACGTCTCGGGCGCCGTCTAccacggcgaggacggcctgATTGCGCTGCAGACGGACGCCTTTGGCAAGTTCACCGTCGCAaaccccatccatcccgaCGTCTTCCCCGGCGTGCGCAAGATGgaggccgaggtggtgaGCATGGTGTCCAGCATGTTCCACGCCCCGCCGGGCGCTGCCGGTGTGACGACGGCCGGTGGCACCGAGAGTATCCTGATGGCttgcttggcggcgcgccagaAGGGGTATGCCGAGCGCGGCATCACTGAACCCGAGAT GATCATTCCCGACACGGCCCACACGGCCTtccgcaaggccgccgactACTTCAAGATCAAGCTGCACATGGTGGCGTGTCCGGCGCCCAGCCACCAGGTCGACGTCCGGGCCGTGtcgcgcctcgtcaacgcTAACACGGTCCTGCTGGTAGGCTCGGCCCCCAACTTCCCGCacggcatcatcgacgacatcgccgcgCTCTCCAAGCTGGCACTGCGCAAGAAGCTGTGCCTGCACGTTGACTGCTGCCTGGGGTCGTTCCTGGTGCCGcagctcgagcgcgccgggTTCGAGACGCAGCCGTTCGACTTCCGGCTCAAGGGCGTGACAAGCATCAGCTGCGACACGCACAAGTACGGGTTCGCGCCCAAGGGTAACTCGACGGTGGTGTACCGGACGGCGGAGCTGCGGACGTACCAGTACTACGTGTGCCCAGACTGGTCGGGCGGCGTGTACGCGTCCCCGGGCATGGCCGGATCGCGCCCGGGCGCGCTGAtcgcgggctgctgggcgagccTGATGATGGTGGGCGAGTCCGGGTACCTGGACGCGTGCGTCAAGATTGTCGGGACGACCAAGAAGATTGCCGACGCGATCCGCGACGGGCcggggctggcgggcgagctcgagaTTGTCGGCAAGCCGCTCGTGTCGGTGGTGGCGTTCACGTCGCGCAACCTCAACATCTACGATATCGCCGATGGCATGTCGGGCAAGGGCTGGCACCTCAACGCGCTGCAgaacccgcccgccatccacgTGGCCGTGACGATGCCCATCGTCAAGGTGTGGGAGCGCCTGGTCGCGGACctcgaggcggtggtggaggaggagcgcgaaAAGGAGCGGGTGCGGATGGTGGAGGGCAAGGGGACCCGGGGCAAGGCCGTGGGTgactcggcggcgctgtACGGTGTGGCTGGCTCGCTGCCGAACAAGAgcgttgtcgtcgacctGGCCACGGGGTTCCTCGACTTGTTGTATAAGGCGTGA